The Chiloscyllium punctatum isolate Juve2018m chromosome 31, sChiPun1.3, whole genome shotgun sequence nucleotide sequence CCACATACAGCACAGAGAAATGGCTTCTCCCccgtgtgaactcgctggtgtgctTCGAGCTTAGATAACTGAGTGAAATTCTTCCCACACACAGGGCAGATGAGCGTCTTGTGAACCTGCTGGTGTCTCACCAGATTGTGTGACTGAGCAAATTTCTTTCCACACTcagggcaggtgaacggcctctccccagcgTGAATACGTTGGTGTCTCTGCAATCTGGACAAcaaagtgaatcccttcccacatgtGGTGCAGGTGAACACCATCTCCCTGGTGTGAATAAGACGGTGTTTCTGCAGGTGGTGGAAACGAGCAAAACCCTTACCGCACACACCACAAATGTAaggtttctccccagtgtgaacacgtttgtgAACCAAAAGGTGACACATCCGAGGGAAACTcttcccacacacagagcagatgaatggcctttccccggtgtgaacccgctggtgtgTCAGCAGGATAGACGACTGACTGAATCTTTTCCCACACACGGAGCAAGAAAACGGCctctctcctgtgtgaatacgttTGTGCATCAGAAGGTAGGTTGAACGAGTGAATCTCTTCCCACATACACAGCATGAAAAtggcttctctccagtgtgaacacGCTTGTGTGTTGAAAGGTCAGATGCCCGATTGAATCTCTTCCCACATGCAGAGcaactgaatggcctctccccggtatgAATCCGTTTGTGTGTCAGGAGGTGGAATGGATGAGTGAATCTCTTGTCACACACGGAGCAGAAAAACAATCTTTCCTTGATGTGCGTGGTCTGATGGTTCAAGAGATGAATCTTTCTTTTAAAGGTCTTCTGacatttagaacatttaaaaggtctCTTAGCAGAGTGAACCAGTTGGTGATTAATGCAATGGGAGGCCTGAGTGAATCTCTTCCCACAGTGGaagcagctgaatggcctgtcctTGGTGTGAACTTGCTGATGCTCAGCGAGATCCTCTGGCCCAGTGAAAACCTCCCGACAGTGAGAGCAGCTGAACGGTCTCTCGTGAATGTGAAGGAGCTGATGCTCCCCGAGACAGGACAACAGACTAAACCTCTTTCCACAGTGGGAGCAACTGTACGGCCTCTCATCAATGTGATTTTTGACTATTTCCTTAGAGGATTCAAAGATGTCCCCAGGTTCAGAGCGTTGAAGATGCCTCTCAATGTGATCAAGTTGGTGTGCCCGTAGGTTGGATGAACAACTAAAGCTcttcccacacacagagcaggtgaacagtcTCTCGCTGTTGCGAGCTCGCTGGCGTGTCAGCATGTTTCCCTGCTGCGTCAATCCCTTCCAACAGCGGCCTATCACCAGTTTCTAGCTAAGCCTGTTATTATCTCCCTTCAATCGGCAAATCT carries:
- the LOC140457202 gene encoding uncharacterized protein, whose translation is MLTRQRARNSERLFTCSVCGKSFSCSSNLRAHQLDHIERHLQRSEPGDIFESSKEIVKNHIDERPYSCSHCGKRFSLLSCLGEHQLLHIHERPFSCSHCREVFTGPEDLAEHQQVHTKDRPFSCFHCGKRFTQASHCINHQLVHSAKRPFKCSKCQKTFKRKIHLLNHQTTHIKERLFFCSVCDKRFTHPFHLLTHKRIHTGERPFSCSACGKRFNRASDLSTHKRVHTGEKPFSCCVCGKRFTRSTYLLMHKRIHTGERPFSCSVCGKRFSQSSILLTHQRVHTGERPFICSVCGKSFPRMCHLLVHKRVHTGEKPYICGVCGKGFARFHHLQKHRLIHTREMVFTCTTCGKGFTLLSRLQRHQRIHAGERPFTCPECGKKFAQSHNLVRHQQVHKTLICPVCGKNFTQLSKLEAHQRVHTGEKPFLCAVCGKRFPRLPYLKIHERIHTGERPYICPVCAQGFVYSSHLVRHQRSHSGERPFKCSVCGKGFTDPSHLQRHYRVHARERQLTCSLCKQRFSRPSSLLKHQQIHVFEAELDSVLAAVRQIKGGVS